Proteins from a genomic interval of Schistocerca piceifrons isolate TAMUIC-IGC-003096 unplaced genomic scaffold, iqSchPice1.1 HiC_scaffold_1544, whole genome shotgun sequence:
- the LOC124734618 gene encoding piggyBac transposable element-derived protein 4-like: MCDSKTSYVLKAQIYTGKVSGAAPERNQGMRVVSDLTSELRGQNITCDNFFTSYNLGQLLLKRKLTMLGTIRKNKPELPHKMTNKEVHSSSFYFTNDTTVVNYIPKRHKNVVLMSTLHHDAEISDRADKKPKMILDYNSTKGAVDTLDQLLGTYTCKRKSNRWPMIVFYNILDVSAYNAYVLWISVDPNWNASKLTRRRIFLEELGKSLIKEHIASRTHFPRTEDSLRMVTSIQNPNDVGGVSESVTTRKSTKRARCKFCPSSNDNKTNMVCGKCSKHICKKHVTYLCPQCKQYWNRTTMSIAKTVPKFMFLKHFDMSGHIDPNSIYVK; this comes from the exons atgtgtgacagcaaaacttcatacgtactgaaagcccaaatttatacaggaaaggtgagtggagcggcaccagaaagaaatcagggaatgagggtggtatctgatctcacttctgagttacgtggtcagaatatcacgtgtgacaacttttttacgtcgtacaatttggggcagctgcttctgaaaaggaaattgactatgttgggaactatacggaaaaataagccggagcttccacacaaaatgaccaacaaggaggtacacagctcttcattttacttcacaaatgacactactgtggttaattatattcctaagagacacaagaatgttgtacttatgagcactctccaccatgatgcggaaatcagtgacagggctgataagaagccaaaaatgattttggactataattcaaccaaaggtgctgtagacacgcttgatcagttattaggtacatatacatgcaaacgaaaaagtaataggtggccaatgatagttttctacaatattcttgatgtttctgcttataatgcatacgttttgtggatttcggttgaccctaattggaatgcaagcaaattgactagaaggagaatattcttggaggaacttggaaagtcactgataaaagaacatattgcatcaagaacgcatttcccaagaacagaagattctttgagaatggtcacaagcatccaaaacccgaatgatgtgggtggtgtgtcagaatcggtaacaacaagaaaatctacaaaacgtgcacgctgtaagttctgtccatcaagtaatgacaataaaacaaacatggtgtgtggaaaatgtagtaaacatatttgcaagaaacatgtaacctacttgtgtccacagtgcaagca gtactggaatagaacaacaatgtcgatagctaaaactgtaccaaaatttatgtttctaaagcattttgatatgtcgggtcatattgacccgaacagtatatatgtcaagtaa